From a single Apium graveolens cultivar Ventura chromosome 2, ASM990537v1, whole genome shotgun sequence genomic region:
- the LOC141684344 gene encoding uncharacterized protein LOC141684344, which translates to MEHHYRVEIFTTAIDQQLQELNNGFSEQMMELLILSASLNPRDGYRSFNIENICKLAEKFYPEDFLGDEKIHLQCELQHYGLDVPVHPDLKNLSTLGDLCHGLVTTWKADMYPLIDRLLRLVLTLPASTATSERAFSTIKIVKTSLRNRMEDEFLKDYLIVYIEKEIAETISAEEIIDSFYLIKEMRAHLK; encoded by the coding sequence ATGGAACATCATTACCGAGTAGAAATTTTTACAACTGCCATAGATCAACAATTACAGGAGCTAAACAATGGATTCAGTGAACAAATGATGGAGCTTCTCATTTTAAGTGCATCACTAAATCCTAGGGATGGTTACAGGTCTTTCAACATAGAGAACATTTGCAAGTTAGCAGAAAAGTTTTATCCAGAAGATTTTTTGGGAGATGAAAAAATCCATCTACAGTGTGAACTACAACATTATGGGTTAGATGTTCCGGTTCATCCAGATTTGAAGAATCTGTCTACTCTTGGTGATTTATGTCATGGATTGGTAACCACATGGAAAGCTGACATGTATCCATTAATTGATAGACTATTAAGGCTTGTCTTGACTCTTCCAGCATCTACTGCAACATCTGAACGAGCTTTTTCTACTATAAAAATTGTGAAAACAAGTCTTCGCAATCGAATGGAAGATGAATTTCTGAAGGATTATTTGATAGTGTATATTGAAAAGGAGATTGCGGAGACCATTTCTGCCGAGGAGATCATTGATTCTTTCTATTTGATCAAAGAAATGCGTGCACATCTCAAATAA